The genomic segment CCATCACCATACCGCGTACCAGCTCGGGAATATCGCTGATACGCGTATTGCTGATGTAGAAATTTTCACTGGCGCGCAGGGTATGAATGCCATAATAGGCGTCGGCCGGCACTTCACGGGTGCCGAGCAGGTCTTCTTCTATACGGATGAGGGTTGACATGCGTCTTCCTTGTAATTGTCGGTCTTTATCATTAATGTTAAAAGAAAATGGGTTAATATCTACTCTATATAGTGTCTTAAACTGACGTTGGTTTTATTTTTGCCATTATATTCTGTCATTAAGACAAGACCATTAAGCCGATCACGCTTAGTTAATCGTTTTTACTTAACCAGTTAGCGCGGGAGGTGAAGGGCGCTTGCAGGCCACGACTCGGCGTATCGCTTGAAAATTGTCTTAAGGGATACCATTACATTAAGACAAGCCGGCAACAAGGCGCATTTTTTGCGGTGGCGAATTTTATCGCTTTGGGCGGATACTCTCGCGGCGGCAATCGATAACACAGGAGAATTCGGTGCGTTGGATCCCGTTATTAATCATTTTTATCATCACCTACATTGAGATTTCCTTTTTCATCCAGGTCGCCCATGTGCTTGGCGTACTGGCAACGTTGCTGCTGGTGATCGCGACGTCATTTATCGGTGTATTGCTGGTACGGGCCCAGGGGCTGCGTTTTCTGGGGCAAATGCAGATCAAGCTGGCCCGCGGTGAGAGTCCCGCCGGCGAGATGATCAAAAGCGTCTCGCTGTTGCTCGCGGGATTTCTGCTGCTGCTGCCCGGCTTTTTCACTGATTTCCTCGGCCTGCTGCTGTTATTGCCGCCGATACAGAATCTGTTGACGCTGCGCCTGCTGCCTTATTTGCGTTTTCAGCGCGGTCCCGGCGCCGGCGGTGAGACCTTTGAGGGCGAGTACCACCGTCATGATCTTCCTCACGACAGATTAAACGACCGGCGTGACGATGAAAAATAGGTAAAAAAAGAGGGTGGGGTGATAACATGTAACATGTTGATTAAAATAATATTAAATTTTTTATGGCTAAAATTCCATCGCTTAAGTGAAAAAATTTTTTTTCCCCCCTTGAAGTTTCTCTGAACGCCCCCATCTTATTCACCACGAGGCCGGGCATGGCATCGTGCCGAGTATTCATCCCAAAAAAACTGATACGGACTTTCTCAAAGGAGAGCTATCAATGAAAATTCGTCCATTACATGATCGCGTTATCGTCAAGCGTAAAGAAGTTGAAGCCAAGTCTGCGGGCGGCATCGTGCTGACCGGTTCCGCAGCGGGCAAGTCCACTCGCGGTGAAGTACTGGCTGTGGGCCACGGCCGTATTCTGGAAAACGGCGAAGTGAAAGCGCTGGACGTGAAAGTTGGCGACATCGTGATTTTCAATGACGGATATGGAGTGAAGGCTGAGAAAATCGACAACGATGAAGTGCTGATTATGTCCGAAAGCGACATTCTGGCTATCGTTGAGCAGTAATCCGCGAGTAATCATCTGAACTGAACGAATTTAAGGGAAATCGAAA from the Candidatus Sodalis pierantonius str. SOPE genome contains:
- a CDS encoding FxsA family protein produces the protein MRWIPLLIIFIITYIEISFFIQVAHVLGVLATLLLVIATSFIGVLLVRAQGLRFLGQMQIKLARGESPAGEMIKSVSLLLAGFLLLLPGFFTDFLGLLLLLPPIQNLLTLRLLPYLRFQRGPGAGGETFEGEYHRHDLPHDRLNDRRDDEK
- a CDS encoding co-chaperone GroES; this translates as MKIRPLHDRVIVKRKEVEAKSAGGIVLTGSAAGKSTRGEVLAVGHGRILENGEVKALDVKVGDIVIFNDGYGVKAEKIDNDEVLIMSESDILAIVEQ